A region of Alteromonadaceae bacterium 2753L.S.0a.02 DNA encodes the following proteins:
- a CDS encoding anti-anti-sigma factor — protein MQVQYKTTARQTRITLSGELTIYQVADVKALLLDEAKGLDKKVLLDLSRVEELDTAGVQLLFMLKKLVLQQGGTLAISDVSESAKNILDCLNCGATFGLSEAAA, from the coding sequence ATGCAAGTTCAATACAAAACAACGGCACGTCAGACCCGCATAACCCTCAGCGGCGAATTGACCATCTATCAGGTAGCGGATGTTAAAGCATTGTTGTTAGACGAAGCGAAAGGTCTGGATAAAAAAGTGCTACTCGACCTTTCACGGGTCGAAGAGCTGGATACCGCAGGGGTGCAATTACTTTTTATGCTTAAAAAACTGGTGCTGCAACAAGGTGGCACATTGGCGATTAGCGATGTGAGCGAATCAGCAAAAAATATTCTGGATTGCCTGAACTGCGGCGCAACCTTTGGATTAAGCGAGGCTGCAGCATGA
- a CDS encoding two-component system chemotaxis response regulator CheY: protein MPKTIMIVDDSASLRQVVSIALKSAGYDVLEASNGQDALSKLDGKKINLVISDVNMPVMDGISFVKSMKELPNYKFTPVIMLTTEGSDEKKKAGQAAGAKAWVVKPFQPEQMLKAVSMLISP, encoded by the coding sequence ATGCCAAAAACCATCATGATTGTCGATGACTCCGCGAGCCTTCGGCAAGTTGTGAGTATTGCACTAAAAAGTGCGGGTTACGACGTTTTAGAAGCGTCCAACGGCCAGGACGCCCTGAGCAAACTCGACGGCAAAAAGATTAATTTGGTAATCAGCGATGTCAACATGCCGGTAATGGATGGCATCAGCTTTGTTAAAAGCATGAAGGAATTACCGAACTACAAATTTACGCCGGTGATTATGTTAACAACCGAGGGCTCGGATGAGAAAAAAAAGGCAGGGCAAGCCGCCGGTGCGAAAGCCTGGGTGGTAAAACCCTTTCAACCCGAGCAAATGCTGAAAGCAGTATCCATGCTGATTAGCCCCTAA
- a CDS encoding methyl-accepting chemotaxis protein translates to MSNQVFFYSALAVVASFGVALFFWGGASLPLDLFFLAAILGGAAAGAAIFKQLQDVHADQHSQLTTTSQQLALSQQSAQLLQNYTELLSAVLPSWNKQTNLAKAQIETGITDLSLRFGDINDRLQQAITTSTQTASGLNGQEGLSHIIQDADKSLNEIMLSLRSTIQSRAEMLSEISKLAQITEELRAMGSEVADIASQTNLLALNAAIEAARAGEQGRGFAVVADEVRTLSTRSGETGARITQRIEQVNQALENTLHTATQFAEQETAILGDVETTIGEVLNNFESAGTQIVTSSKLLETESSQVRRDVEDVLVALQFQDRVNQILSHVVDDVDKLAAAVTEHKAAMATQQAVPRLNVKQWLDDVQKSYTSLEQVAVHKGENAQEQPADSSITFF, encoded by the coding sequence ATGTCCAATCAGGTGTTTTTTTACAGTGCTCTCGCTGTTGTTGCGAGCTTCGGCGTTGCTTTGTTTTTTTGGGGCGGGGCCAGCCTGCCGCTCGATTTATTTTTTTTAGCGGCTATTTTGGGTGGCGCTGCTGCTGGCGCCGCTATTTTCAAGCAATTGCAAGACGTGCATGCAGACCAGCATTCGCAACTCACTACAACAAGCCAACAGCTGGCGCTATCACAGCAGAGCGCTCAACTGCTGCAAAATTATACCGAATTACTCTCTGCTGTATTGCCGTCGTGGAATAAGCAAACCAACCTGGCAAAAGCGCAAATAGAAACTGGTATAACCGATTTAAGCCTGCGCTTTGGCGACATAAACGACCGCCTGCAACAGGCTATTACTACCTCCACACAAACGGCCAGTGGCTTAAATGGCCAGGAAGGGCTCAGCCACATTATTCAAGATGCCGACAAGTCGCTCAATGAAATTATGTTGAGCTTGCGCTCTACCATTCAAAGTCGCGCCGAGATGCTCAGCGAAATTTCCAAGCTGGCACAAATAACCGAGGAGTTGCGGGCGATGGGTTCCGAGGTTGCCGATATTGCCTCACAAACGAATTTACTCGCCCTGAATGCTGCTATCGAAGCGGCACGTGCCGGCGAGCAGGGCCGGGGTTTTGCGGTAGTGGCTGACGAAGTGAGAACACTTTCCACCCGTTCGGGTGAAACCGGCGCACGCATCACGCAGCGTATTGAACAAGTGAACCAAGCTTTGGAAAACACCCTGCACACAGCTACTCAATTTGCCGAACAGGAAACGGCCATTCTGGGTGATGTTGAAACCACCATTGGTGAAGTGCTCAATAATTTTGAATCTGCGGGCACCCAAATAGTAACTTCCTCAAAGTTGCTTGAAACGGAAAGCAGCCAGGTGCGACGCGATGTAGAAGACGTATTGGTGGCCTTGCAATTTCAGGATCGTGTCAACCAAATTCTCAGTCACGTGGTGGACGACGTCGACAAGCTTGCCGCTGCCGTTACCGAACACAAGGCCGCTATGGCGACGCAACAGGCTGTGCCGCGCCTAAACGTTAAGCAATGGCTAGATGACGTACAAAAAAGCTACACCAGCCTCGAGCAGGTGGCTGTGCACAAGGGTGAAAACGCTCAAGAGCAACCGGCGGATTCATCCATCACTTTTTTTTAA
- a CDS encoding methyl-accepting chemotaxis protein produces MLLNISVAKRLSGGIAILVITFVALILFVMGAFRSEHSTTELIHENYVPATSTLYSADRDLQQALVAERTMHATAPGTEEFTQLVNDHAENVQQARDRVDKFYSLLPDDKITALMNEYRSQRDAWENSSKKIVELASSSNSDDRKTALQHSIGDGAEKFETMRNTLDKMQDRLEQMLGSKHTEANKTFSTTQTVLTICVIAVTVFAVFLSWVLLRSITSPLQVVLAAVQQLAQGDLSYRAQTKRSDEFGVLLQAMDETMDRLADTVNNILATSDSLNNASTQVSATAQSVSQATTEQAASVEQISASVEEMSASVDQNADNAKVTDGMASQAAKQASEGGEAVRQTVDAMKQIAERISIIDDIAYQTNLLALNAAIEAGRAGQYGKGFAVVADEVRKLAERSRVAAQEIGDVAGSNVELAERAGNLLNEMVPAITKTSDLVQEIAAASTEQSGGLAQVNSAMTQMSQITQQNAAASEELAATSEEMNGQARLLQELVAFFKLKRDSGDDYDNDSNAA; encoded by the coding sequence ATGCTTTTAAATATATCCGTCGCCAAACGATTGAGCGGTGGGATAGCTATCTTGGTCATCACATTTGTTGCCCTGATTTTATTTGTAATGGGGGCCTTTCGTTCTGAACACAGTACTACCGAACTGATTCACGAAAATTATGTACCGGCAACCAGTACCTTGTATTCGGCCGACCGCGACTTACAACAAGCCCTGGTAGCCGAGCGTACCATGCATGCCACAGCGCCCGGCACCGAAGAATTTACCCAGTTGGTAAACGACCACGCGGAGAATGTGCAACAAGCCCGAGACCGCGTGGATAAGTTTTACAGCCTGCTCCCCGATGACAAGATAACCGCCTTGATGAATGAGTACCGCTCGCAGCGGGACGCCTGGGAAAACAGCTCCAAAAAAATCGTTGAGCTGGCCAGTTCCAGCAACAGCGACGATCGCAAAACCGCCTTACAACATAGTATTGGCGACGGCGCTGAAAAATTTGAAACCATGCGCAATACCCTCGATAAGATGCAGGACAGGCTCGAGCAAATGCTTGGCAGTAAGCACACAGAGGCGAACAAAACATTCAGCACCACACAGACGGTACTCACTATTTGTGTAATCGCTGTCACTGTTTTTGCGGTGTTTCTTTCCTGGGTGCTCTTACGCAGTATTACCAGCCCCCTACAGGTGGTATTGGCTGCAGTTCAGCAATTGGCGCAAGGGGATTTGAGTTACCGTGCGCAAACCAAACGCAGTGATGAATTCGGTGTGCTGCTCCAGGCGATGGACGAAACCATGGATAGGCTCGCCGATACCGTCAACAATATTTTGGCCACCTCAGATTCACTCAATAATGCATCCACACAGGTTTCCGCCACCGCGCAAAGTGTCAGCCAGGCAACCACCGAACAGGCCGCAAGTGTGGAACAGATCAGCGCTTCCGTGGAGGAAATGTCGGCCTCGGTAGACCAGAATGCCGATAACGCCAAAGTTACCGACGGCATGGCTTCTCAGGCAGCCAAGCAGGCTTCGGAAGGCGGAGAGGCGGTTCGCCAAACGGTGGATGCCATGAAACAAATTGCCGAGCGCATCAGCATCATCGACGACATCGCTTATCAAACCAACCTGCTCGCACTTAACGCCGCGATTGAAGCGGGTCGCGCCGGCCAATACGGAAAAGGCTTTGCCGTTGTGGCCGATGAAGTTCGCAAACTCGCGGAACGCAGTCGCGTCGCGGCTCAGGAAATTGGCGATGTCGCCGGCAGCAATGTCGAGCTCGCCGAACGTGCGGGCAATCTCCTCAACGAAATGGTTCCTGCAATTACCAAAACCTCCGATCTGGTTCAGGAAATTGCCGCGGCTTCAACGGAGCAATCCGGTGGCTTGGCTCAGGTGAATTCCGCGATGACACAAATGAGCCAGATTACCCAGCAAAATGCGGCAGCCTCCGAAGAACTCGCGGCCACCTCTGAAGAGATGAATGGTCAGGCCCGTCTGCTGCAGGAGCTGGTGGCTTTTTTCAAACTAAAACGAGATTCCGGGGACGATTACGACAACGACAGTAACGCGGCATAA
- a CDS encoding EAL domain-containing protein (putative c-di-GMP-specific phosphodiesterase class I), whose product MIKRVFVVDDSQVQCDHAAELCRIVFPDAEIGTARDGEKALASIGQEPVDILLVDLEMPVMDGVELIDHIAAKRLARGVIVMSAKDPKLISSVGLMAEAGGLAVLGCIQKPLSEAPLREAAAKYSPERPQHTESTANSLVVSKNSILEAIAKNQFSLYYQPKLRVNNLMLKGVEALARWQVSAGEFISPIAFIDAAEQAGCIHKLTFHLLDQALAQKARWNAQGFKFSLAFNLSPSLLHNESLVTEIEERLIAHGIATEEIILEVTENVMLGDVAKSLHILSRLRLKGFGIALDDYGTGFANAEQLMRIPATELKLDRCLVYGISEKPQLAKLITSTIQLASELDLETVAEGVEDKTDFDMLQEQGIDQIQGFFIAKPMPANMLANWIAKELSLIRKEIKGS is encoded by the coding sequence ATGATTAAAAGAGTTTTTGTTGTTGACGATAGTCAAGTTCAGTGCGACCACGCCGCTGAGCTTTGCCGTATCGTGTTTCCCGATGCTGAAATTGGCACAGCCCGTGATGGTGAAAAGGCGCTGGCAAGCATCGGCCAGGAACCCGTCGACATCCTTCTGGTTGATTTGGAAATGCCGGTGATGGACGGTGTGGAGCTTATCGACCATATCGCTGCGAAGCGATTGGCCCGTGGCGTTATTGTGATGAGCGCGAAAGACCCCAAACTCATTTCGAGCGTTGGGCTTATGGCCGAAGCAGGAGGGCTCGCGGTACTGGGTTGTATCCAAAAACCCCTATCCGAGGCTCCCTTGCGGGAGGCTGCGGCAAAATACAGCCCCGAGCGCCCTCAGCACACTGAAAGTACGGCCAATTCGCTGGTTGTTAGCAAAAACTCAATTCTAGAAGCGATCGCCAAAAATCAATTCAGCCTTTATTATCAGCCTAAACTTCGTGTGAACAATCTAATGCTGAAAGGGGTAGAAGCCCTGGCGCGCTGGCAGGTGTCTGCCGGAGAATTTATATCACCCATCGCATTTATTGATGCCGCCGAGCAAGCCGGGTGTATTCACAAGTTAACATTTCATTTGCTGGATCAGGCGCTTGCCCAAAAAGCGCGCTGGAATGCGCAAGGTTTTAAATTTTCACTCGCTTTTAATCTTTCACCCTCGCTACTGCACAACGAAAGCCTGGTTACCGAAATTGAAGAGCGTCTCATTGCTCACGGTATAGCAACAGAAGAAATAATTCTTGAAGTCACAGAAAATGTGATGCTAGGTGATGTTGCCAAATCGCTCCACATATTAAGCCGCTTACGCTTAAAAGGCTTTGGCATTGCCCTGGACGATTACGGTACCGGCTTTGCCAATGCCGAGCAGTTAATGCGCATACCCGCTACAGAATTGAAACTCGACCGCTGCCTGGTGTATGGCATATCTGAAAAACCCCAGCTGGCTAAGCTAATTACCAGTACCATTCAGCTCGCGTCGGAACTTGATTTGGAAACTGTCGCCGAAGGTGTGGAAGACAAAACCGATTTTGATATGCTGCAAGAGCAGGGTATTGATCAAATACAGGGCTTTTTCATTGCGAAACCCATGCCTGCGAATATGTTAGCGAACTGGATAGCGAAAGAGTTGTCGCTTATTCGGAAGGAGATTAAGGGCAGTTGA
- a CDS encoding Tfp pilus assembly protein PilP, with amino-acid sequence MTKTIKLVSFILLLALVTAWPFVLNKPTHQDLIEYIDSVKKRPKGQIEPLFSMPAKASKTLNFQRDPFVDATPQEFTEEANVTIATSTDQNIKTALIKLGDNTFYQVQEGQKIKNGKIRIVSIHANDVDIETYLNSEWQPSRIKRIK; translated from the coding sequence ATGACTAAAACCATTAAACTTGTCAGTTTCATACTGCTGCTGGCGCTTGTGACAGCCTGGCCTTTCGTTCTAAATAAACCAACGCACCAAGACCTTATCGAATACATTGACTCCGTTAAAAAGCGCCCCAAAGGACAAATCGAGCCTCTTTTTTCCATGCCGGCAAAAGCCTCTAAAACTCTGAATTTTCAGCGAGATCCGTTTGTCGACGCGACACCACAGGAGTTTACAGAAGAAGCCAATGTAACAATCGCCACAAGCACAGATCAAAACATTAAAACGGCACTCATAAAATTAGGCGACAATACCTTCTACCAGGTACAAGAAGGCCAAAAAATCAAAAATGGTAAAATACGTATTGTTAGCATTCACGCAAACGACGTAGATATCGAAACGTATCTAAATAGCGAATGGCAACCATCGAGGATAAAGCGAATTAAGTAA
- a CDS encoding Tfp pilus assembly protein PilO, with product MRKRLKQAKPWLFTTALAIFTYVIVYHLFLSDQYQNYERALRKEQTLRADFEKKQHMTTNLSAYKEQQKSIEKNLSELIRQLPIKLETHEIHHELFSILKKAGISSADFKQIHKTKQEFFSKYTVEIRFISDYKTLLTLLQELTNQEQISDVERVDISTKSQLLSVRMHIVYYTSEAAQL from the coding sequence ATGCGAAAGCGATTAAAACAAGCCAAACCCTGGCTATTCACAACAGCGCTTGCAATATTTACTTATGTCATCGTATATCATCTATTTCTGTCAGACCAATACCAAAATTATGAGCGCGCACTACGAAAAGAACAAACATTAAGAGCAGATTTTGAAAAGAAACAACATATGACAACCAATTTGTCGGCCTACAAGGAACAACAAAAGTCAATCGAGAAAAATCTTTCTGAGCTCATTCGACAACTGCCAATCAAGCTGGAAACTCACGAAATACACCATGAGCTGTTCTCCATTCTCAAAAAAGCAGGCATTAGCAGCGCTGATTTTAAGCAAATCCACAAAACCAAACAGGAGTTTTTTAGTAAATACACTGTTGAAATTCGATTTATTAGCGACTACAAAACCCTTTTAACACTGCTGCAAGAGCTAACGAACCAAGAACAAATCAGCGACGTAGAGCGCGTTGATATCAGCACAAAGAGTCAATTACTTTCAGTAAGAATGCATATTGTTTACTACACCAGCGAGGCGGCTCAACTGTGA
- a CDS encoding type IV pilus assembly protein PilA — MKISHGFTLIELMIVMALIGILATMAVPIYRDKVIREQVNESLELAKYAQAGIIEFRNKYGGIAGDNLTAGLPKANLIIGNYVTKIQVKDGAVNIHFGNRSHKDIHNKILSLRPAVVESAPGVPIAWVCGFAHEVDGMKVYGNNETNFLPQELPIDCRI; from the coding sequence ATGAAAATTTCACACGGCTTTACTTTAATTGAATTAATGATCGTAATGGCTTTAATTGGCATTCTTGCCACTATGGCGGTTCCTATTTATCGGGATAAAGTTATTCGCGAACAGGTCAATGAAAGCCTTGAGTTAGCAAAATACGCACAAGCGGGCATTATTGAATTCCGCAATAAATACGGTGGAATCGCCGGCGACAACCTAACGGCTGGCTTACCAAAGGCCAATTTAATTATCGGAAATTACGTGACCAAAATACAAGTTAAAGATGGTGCCGTAAATATACACTTTGGCAATCGATCACACAAAGATATACATAATAAAATTCTGAGCCTTCGCCCCGCGGTTGTTGAAAGTGCCCCAGGCGTTCCGATAGCCTGGGTATGCGGTTTTGCCCATGAGGTCGATGGAATGAAAGTATATGGAAACAATGAAACCAATTTTCTTCCCCAGGAATTACCTATCGATTGCAGGATTTAG
- a CDS encoding type II secretory pathway component PulF: protein MRFKISNPFTTSLRFEEIITIFEELASLISNNHTLRSAIQELKLLEEDGIGKSKINKLYKAYVQDGKSISESIATLDYHKCNEDRKLIDLANNDAQLAELFRALAEEKQAEQNWRDATHVSLAGNLLFIVVAIFIVLLFSTKILPNFSELFTSFGAELPRLTIIIISFSQLINQYFAIILLTVTLLIVAYKKISILQHIAIDIGQKYFPFTQLTNNLQKHLFIYRLSIFHKLEFLPTNSYLEHALSKISTSSVKNRLDYTESKEKLTAWLSENSYLPFKIRSTAKRASDSNRFFEEIAPYLNRRLNSLENYITIRNLITANLMKIVLIFTIGITIIAMYLPIFQLGSIT from the coding sequence ATGCGCTTTAAAATATCCAACCCCTTTACCACCAGTCTACGCTTCGAAGAAATAATAACCATTTTCGAGGAGCTGGCTTCACTGATCAGTAACAATCACACCTTAAGGTCTGCAATCCAGGAATTAAAACTCCTTGAAGAAGATGGCATTGGAAAATCAAAAATCAACAAACTGTATAAAGCTTACGTTCAGGATGGAAAATCAATCTCCGAAAGCATTGCAACACTGGATTACCATAAATGTAACGAAGACCGGAAACTGATCGACTTGGCAAATAACGACGCGCAACTTGCTGAACTATTTCGCGCGCTAGCCGAGGAAAAACAAGCCGAACAAAATTGGAGGGATGCCACGCATGTATCACTTGCAGGGAATCTACTCTTTATCGTTGTTGCTATCTTTATAGTACTGCTATTTTCCACGAAAATTCTTCCAAATTTTTCAGAATTATTTACAAGCTTCGGCGCGGAATTACCTCGCTTAACAATAATCATTATAAGTTTTTCGCAGCTGATCAATCAGTACTTTGCTATTATACTATTAACCGTAACACTACTTATTGTAGCCTATAAAAAAATCTCCATATTGCAACATATCGCGATTGATATTGGCCAGAAATATTTCCCATTCACTCAGCTAACGAACAACTTACAAAAACACCTTTTTATATATCGCCTTTCCATATTTCACAAACTCGAATTCCTTCCTACAAATAGCTACCTTGAGCATGCATTATCTAAAATTAGCACGTCATCCGTTAAAAACAGGCTTGATTATACGGAATCGAAAGAAAAACTTACGGCCTGGCTAAGCGAAAACAGTTATTTACCGTTCAAAATCCGCAGCACGGCAAAACGCGCAAGCGATAGCAATCGTTTTTTTGAAGAAATAGCGCCTTACCTCAACAGGCGTCTAAACTCGCTGGAAAACTACATTACAATACGAAACCTTATTACCGCAAACCTTATGAAGATCGTATTAATTTTCACAATTGGAATCACGATTATCGCGATGTACCTGCCGATTTTTCAACTCGGCTCCATTACATAA
- a CDS encoding type IV pilus assembly protein PilA has translation MKNIQGFTLVELMLVIAIIGILASVAIPAYQIYVNRTKIAESLTIVRPIQDHLVRYFERWGEFPQNAEEAGLGNLQAYNGQYTRNFAIYEGVIEFEVDTGSTQFFMWLRAAIPDIDAPSNTVWWLCMPDEAPEGLRFIGSYTPPSNNDVAENVFMSACRH, from the coding sequence ATGAAAAATATTCAAGGTTTTACGCTTGTTGAACTGATGTTAGTCATTGCCATAATCGGGATATTGGCGAGTGTCGCTATCCCTGCCTATCAAATTTATGTTAACCGCACCAAGATCGCAGAATCACTCACAATCGTTCGCCCCATCCAGGACCACCTGGTACGTTATTTTGAACGCTGGGGGGAGTTTCCGCAAAACGCGGAAGAAGCAGGGCTCGGAAATCTCCAAGCTTATAATGGCCAATATACCCGCAATTTTGCTATTTATGAGGGCGTAATAGAGTTTGAGGTAGATACTGGAAGCACACAATTTTTCATGTGGCTTCGAGCGGCTATTCCCGATATTGATGCGCCAAGCAATACTGTCTGGTGGTTGTGCATGCCAGATGAAGCCCCGGAGGGGCTACGATTTATCGGAAGCTATACGCCGCCGAGCAATAATGATGTAGCAGAAAACGTTTTTATGAGCGCCTGCAGGCACTAA
- a CDS encoding WD40 repeat protein, with amino-acid sequence MDDQHYKYWAFISYSHADNHWGEWLHKALERHRIPKREKLGITDRQRIPKRLYPVFRDREELSASHELGVILEKALDQSRTLVVICSPHSAASKWVNQEIEYFQKLGREDRIFCLIVDGEPGISPGAISADNECFPTALRYKKVNGSYVPSGSEPIAADARKHKDGKQFALLKLIAGILHVPFDHLRQRDAERRSRLVLTSVTSSAAISVIMIVLAWYAYRGQQQAEQQQAELLVNSAMQLAKNGEGQAAINNLLKAMASTTNEDVAEARLVSLLTQRRFPVQLNQIKSLFSANVWKFVASPDNKHLAILSERGELAVLNNTTQKVWQLPVLQSPVSSVSFSKYSKKLAIAESSGLIHVFDTSSEQRISNIRSLANPQVALSDDGKLLADHSVWKLENITEPVHSYETSNEHIHARYFLENDALLSIHSNGAASIYTGANSHSRNITSNIVHSAISVDRSLLAVATNKNDIVIYQIPELVEVAKLELESRASRLQFSSTSLFIASITGDLITWNIKTRQTQRQSGLHNGAITSLATMNNGVLTSSWDGTAKFYDSSDSNTQAMLHDSAVFAIYGDETNGNIITGGTQGNIYRWHYPRSIFQNQALAFKLSAEQIQLNADFSVFALRGDQDKTISIWRNGEQRTFTDKAQVIHIGLHPDGHTCIWLNQNSDITQLSLDHEWQIERKTLFPTPQKIMSVGKWNQIIAQYDANNFRLWNIETNKAASVLMQAPFEVEQILILEKENLITAASGKGKLAFWDLSTGLPRGSVEMQTTSVDHIFNSAGFIFAQAGRNIDIYSVEQAGRFHKIPPTISLINTVPHPEEITSAVYSPTNQTLYTATVSGVVRSWHIDKTGTPAMLAESRRSSAITVLANHPNGKWLLIGKQNGEVEILDIYSEYPVADTLQFNQAIVKAAFDRDGNKIFAIDNGGSGAVVETGLHLSENDDDWLTQFAGSLIHMNSKSRNSIPPTAESATLRQWQDNLITQYEQSR; translated from the coding sequence ATGGATGACCAGCACTACAAATACTGGGCCTTTATCAGCTACAGCCACGCCGACAACCACTGGGGAGAATGGTTGCACAAAGCCCTTGAGCGCCACCGCATTCCCAAAAGAGAAAAATTGGGTATCACCGACCGGCAACGCATACCTAAACGTCTGTATCCCGTATTTCGAGATCGCGAAGAGCTCAGCGCCAGCCACGAATTGGGGGTCATTCTTGAAAAAGCCCTCGATCAATCCCGTACTCTCGTTGTTATCTGTTCACCCCATTCAGCCGCCTCGAAATGGGTAAATCAAGAAATTGAATACTTTCAAAAGCTCGGCCGTGAAGACCGTATTTTCTGCCTAATAGTCGACGGGGAGCCTGGTATAAGTCCCGGTGCTATTTCTGCGGATAATGAGTGCTTTCCCACGGCATTACGCTATAAAAAAGTTAACGGAAGCTATGTTCCTTCAGGTAGCGAGCCTATCGCCGCCGATGCTCGCAAACACAAAGATGGTAAACAATTCGCACTACTTAAATTAATTGCCGGAATATTACACGTACCCTTCGATCATTTGCGGCAACGCGACGCCGAACGCCGCTCACGTTTGGTTCTTACCAGTGTCACTTCATCCGCTGCTATTTCTGTAATTATGATTGTGTTGGCCTGGTATGCCTACCGAGGTCAGCAACAAGCCGAGCAACAACAGGCCGAACTGCTTGTCAATTCGGCAATGCAACTCGCGAAAAATGGTGAAGGTCAAGCGGCCATAAACAACTTATTGAAGGCAATGGCGAGCACAACAAACGAAGACGTGGCGGAAGCGCGATTGGTATCGCTGTTGACACAACGACGCTTCCCTGTTCAACTCAATCAAATAAAATCTCTTTTTTCTGCGAATGTTTGGAAATTTGTCGCCAGTCCAGATAATAAACACCTAGCTATACTGAGTGAACGTGGCGAATTAGCAGTACTTAACAATACAACACAGAAAGTTTGGCAACTGCCAGTCTTGCAATCGCCGGTTTCCTCGGTTTCTTTTAGTAAATACTCTAAAAAGCTTGCTATTGCAGAAAGCAGCGGTTTGATTCATGTTTTCGATACCTCAAGCGAGCAGCGCATATCCAATATACGCAGCTTAGCCAATCCCCAGGTTGCACTATCGGATGACGGAAAATTACTGGCCGACCATTCGGTGTGGAAGCTTGAAAACATAACTGAGCCTGTACACAGCTATGAAACGAGTAACGAACACATACACGCACGCTACTTTTTGGAAAATGACGCGCTACTTTCGATACATAGCAACGGTGCTGCCAGTATTTACACAGGAGCTAATAGCCATTCCCGGAACATTACGAGCAATATTGTGCACAGCGCTATCTCGGTCGATCGAAGCCTTCTCGCTGTTGCTACGAACAAAAATGATATCGTCATTTATCAGATTCCCGAGCTCGTAGAAGTCGCCAAGCTGGAGCTGGAGAGCCGCGCAAGCCGATTGCAATTTAGTAGCACATCATTATTCATTGCCAGTATTACGGGGGATTTAATTACTTGGAATATAAAGACTCGACAAACCCAGCGCCAAAGCGGCCTTCACAACGGAGCCATTACCAGCCTCGCTACTATGAACAATGGTGTGCTTACCTCATCCTGGGATGGTACAGCGAAATTCTACGACTCGAGTGATTCCAATACCCAAGCCATGCTGCATGATTCTGCGGTTTTTGCAATCTATGGGGATGAGACGAACGGCAATATTATTACCGGCGGCACGCAAGGCAATATTTATCGATGGCACTACCCTCGATCCATTTTCCAAAATCAAGCTCTTGCCTTCAAGCTGTCTGCGGAACAGATTCAACTGAATGCCGATTTTTCTGTTTTTGCACTAAGAGGGGATCAGGATAAAACGATAAGCATTTGGAGGAACGGAGAACAGCGTACCTTCACCGATAAGGCCCAAGTCATCCATATAGGGCTTCATCCAGACGGCCATACCTGTATTTGGCTTAATCAAAACAGCGACATCACGCAATTATCGTTGGATCATGAATGGCAGATTGAGCGCAAGACTCTGTTTCCCACACCACAAAAAATTATGTCTGTCGGTAAATGGAATCAGATTATTGCGCAATACGATGCCAATAATTTTAGACTTTGGAACATTGAGACAAATAAAGCGGCTTCCGTACTTATGCAAGCACCTTTTGAAGTTGAGCAAATACTCATTCTCGAAAAGGAAAATCTGATAACAGCGGCTTCCGGAAAGGGTAAGTTGGCATTCTGGGATCTTAGCACGGGCCTCCCTCGTGGCTCTGTTGAAATGCAGACGACTAGCGTTGATCACATCTTTAACAGTGCCGGCTTTATATTTGCGCAGGCGGGGCGAAATATTGATATCTACAGCGTTGAACAAGCCGGTCGTTTCCACAAAATACCCCCGACGATATCACTGATAAACACGGTACCCCATCCCGAGGAAATTACCAGCGCTGTTTATTCTCCGACAAACCAAACGCTTTATACCGCTACCGTGAGCGGTGTGGTAAGAAGTTGGCACATCGATAAAACTGGCACCCCGGCCATGCTTGCTGAATCGCGACGAAGTAGTGCAATTACCGTTCTGGCAAATCACCCAAATGGCAAATGGTTGCTTATTGGCAAACAGAATGGAGAAGTGGAAATACTTGATATTTACAGTGAATACCCGGTTGCAGACACCCTGCAATTTAATCAAGCGATTGTTAAAGCAGCCTTCGATCGCGATGGAAATAAAATCTTCGCAATCGATAATGGCGGCAGTGGCGCGGTTGTAGAAACAGGGCTCCACCTTTCTGAAAACGATGATGACTGGCTTACTCAGTTTGCCGGAAGTTTAATTCACATGAACAGCAAAAGCCGTAATTCAATCCCCCCCACCGCCGAAAGTGCTACTTTGAGGCAATGGCAAGATAATCTCATTACCCAGTACGAGCAATCACGATGA